The window ACCCTTGCTATTAACAACAACAAGGCTCCGCGTCGCTTCCTGACTTCTTTCTTTACTCCGCTTAATCACTTGACTCGTGATGTGACTATCGACTTCGTTGAGGGTACGAAGAAGCTGGCTCCGTTCGTTCGTGATGGCGAAAAGGCTACCGAATCCAAGCGTGCTGGCTACAAGACCCGCCAGGTGCATTGCTACGGTATTGAACTTACCCGTACTACTAAGGCTCTTGAAAGTCTCAAGCGTCTTCCTGGTGAACCTGGTATGGTCATTAACGCTAAGAGTCCTGAAGAACGAGCTTCCCGTCTTCTTGGTATTGATCTTGAAGATTTGAAGAACATGAAGCATCGTACTGTGGAAAAGATCATTTCCGATGGCTTCTTCAATGGCAAGTATGACATTACCGACGCTGCTGGTAACGTTATTGATTCCATCGACTTCGGTCGCGAAGGTGATCTCTCCATTTCCAAGACTTGGAGTGGTGCTATCAAGACCATTGATTCCGACCTTGATGAAGCTGCAACTCTTATCAATCAGTATTCTGGTTTGACTGCAACCGACATCGTCATGGGAAAGGCTGCCGCAGAAAAGGCTCTCCAGAATGACGCATTCTTGAAGAAGCTTGATACCAAGAATCTTTCTGGTCTCCAGGCGACTCTCACTGTCATGGCAGGTGCAAATGGTGCTCGCCTCATTGGTTCCGTTGGCGGAATGCGTGTGTGGCGCTATGATAAAGTGTACATGGGCGCAAACGGCGAGCTGGCTTCCTTCATCCCGACCAATAAGGTGCTTGTTCTTTCTGACGAAATTCAGGCTACCCTCCACCAGGGCGTTGTTGGCGACAACGATATTGGTTGGTTCGAAGGCGAATTCGCTGTCGATACCTGGCACGAAAAGAACCCGCCCAGCGACATCCTTCGCGTTCGTTCCGC is drawn from Fibrobacter sp. and contains these coding sequences:
- a CDS encoding major capsid protein; protein product: MAEIDITSPSELTLAINNNKAPRRFLTSFFTPLNHLTRDVTIDFVEGTKKLAPFVRDGEKATESKRAGYKTRQVHCYGIELTRTTKALESLKRLPGEPGMVINAKSPEERASRLLGIDLEDLKNMKHRTVEKIISDGFFNGKYDITDAAGNVIDSIDFGREGDLSISKTWSGAIKTIDSDLDEAATLINQYSGLTATDIVMGKAAAEKALQNDAFLKKLDTKNLSGLQATLTVMAGANGARLIGSVGGMRVWRYDKVYMGANGELASFIPTNKVLVLSDEIQATLHQGVVGDNDIGWFEGEFAVDTWHEKNPPSDILRVRSAPLPVIEQINASCVITVA